The following are encoded in a window of Ensifer adhaerens genomic DNA:
- a CDS encoding LysR substrate-binding domain-containing protein: MDRLEAMKMLLAVVDAGSISAGSRKLNAPLPSVSRKVAELERYLGASLIVRTSRNLQLTDAGREYVEAARKIMGDLEEAERRASGEYQTPRGTLTITMPVEFGARYIMPIALGYMETHPEVSLNLLSLDRTVHLVEEQVDIAIRLGDLADSSLYAVKAGEFRLLTCASPAYLERRGVPTHPGDLEGHDGILFNKRTFFWTFDVDGRPMEAVPRNRLEVNTAANCVAAAVGGAGIARLFDYQIPDELASGALVPVLEGFDGTSRPIHIVYSGQGMLTLKVRSFIDWALPRLRTVFGRSEALKA, translated from the coding sequence ATGGATCGCCTCGAAGCAATGAAAATGCTGCTCGCAGTCGTTGATGCCGGCAGCATCTCCGCAGGAAGCAGGAAATTGAATGCTCCGCTGCCAAGTGTCAGTCGCAAGGTTGCCGAACTCGAACGGTACCTGGGGGCGAGCCTCATCGTGCGCACCAGCCGCAACCTTCAACTCACCGATGCGGGCCGGGAATATGTCGAGGCGGCCCGAAAGATCATGGGCGATCTGGAGGAGGCGGAGCGGCGAGCCTCGGGCGAATACCAGACACCGCGCGGCACGCTGACGATCACCATGCCGGTCGAGTTCGGCGCCCGCTACATCATGCCGATCGCCCTTGGTTATATGGAGACACACCCGGAGGTATCGTTGAACCTCCTTTCGCTCGACAGAACGGTCCATCTTGTCGAAGAGCAGGTCGATATCGCCATTCGTCTCGGCGACCTCGCGGACAGTTCGCTCTATGCGGTCAAGGCTGGAGAGTTTCGCCTGCTGACCTGCGCCAGCCCGGCATATCTTGAGCGCCGGGGTGTGCCGACGCATCCGGGCGATCTCGAAGGCCATGACGGAATACTCTTCAACAAGCGGACGTTCTTCTGGACGTTCGATGTCGACGGCCGCCCGATGGAGGCCGTTCCCCGCAATCGTCTTGAGGTGAATACCGCGGCCAATTGCGTGGCCGCGGCGGTCGGCGGAGCCGGCATCGCCCGCTTGTTCGATTACCAGATCCCGGACGAGTTGGCGTCAGGCGCCCTCGTGCCGGTTCTGGAGGGTTTCGACGGCACGTCGAGACCGATCCACATCGTCTATTCCGGTCAGGGCATGCTCACGTTGAAGGTGCGCTCCTTCATTGACTGGGCCCTGCCTCGCCTTCGCACTGTCTTCGGGCGGAGTGAGGCCTTAAAGGCCTAG
- a CDS encoding LysR substrate-binding domain-containing protein: protein MRELEGSFCGQDGRVSGAVRIITVDTLAHHLLMPNLPALQEAYPDLSLGVSVNATSFAQIPQRETDIGLRLCRPEQGNYVVRRIGTIAFGLYASKAYLESHPVRENKLPITGHRLITWGDPLSFLVVPKTLRSWVKSGIANLTVDTMQAQVLAMKAGNGLGVLPCILADTEDELVRVKPDLCRQEEAIWLVVHEGVRDTKRIRVVGDFLETIVKQGQRALSGRFSEQLQVK, encoded by the coding sequence ATGCGCGAACTGGAAGGCAGCTTTTGCGGCCAGGACGGTCGCGTCTCGGGGGCGGTTAGGATTATCACCGTCGACACGCTCGCACATCACCTGCTGATGCCAAACCTGCCTGCTTTGCAGGAAGCCTATCCCGATCTTTCGTTGGGCGTTTCGGTCAACGCCACGTCCTTCGCCCAGATTCCACAGCGAGAGACGGATATCGGCCTTCGGCTCTGCCGCCCTGAACAGGGCAACTATGTGGTGCGTCGGATCGGAACGATTGCGTTCGGTCTCTACGCTTCGAAAGCCTATCTTGAGAGCCACCCCGTCCGGGAAAATAAACTGCCGATCACCGGCCATAGGCTGATTACCTGGGGCGATCCCCTGTCGTTCCTTGTCGTGCCCAAGACCCTGCGCTCGTGGGTCAAAAGCGGCATCGCCAACCTGACGGTCGATACGATGCAGGCGCAGGTGCTCGCGATGAAGGCGGGCAACGGCCTCGGCGTATTGCCGTGTATCCTTGCCGACACGGAGGACGAGCTTGTCCGGGTCAAACCCGACCTTTGCAGGCAGGAGGAAGCCATTTGGCTTGTCGTTCATGAAGGGGTTCGCGACACCAAACGTATTCGTGTTGTTGGCGATTTCCTCGAGACGATCGTGAAGCAAGGGCAGCGCGCACTTTCCGGTCGGTTTTCGGAACAATTGCAAGTGAAGTGA
- a CDS encoding DMT family transporter, translating to MNRQFSVGVFAALFAAFAFSLNFVVPFIIGDFSTFDFALIRHVVSATVGVFILFSERETALRHLTFQNAMAATGLAFIGYVGYFLTVTGAAIYAGPVIAPAFLGLVPIVLAVIGNRGQASLPWRFLMTPLALVAIGLVLVNGTAFTADSLGSVRSLWIGIPLALAAVGLWVWFAIANQAALAIRPAMPSGIWSALILIGGGLQMLVFYPVGAAMDLFQLPKLGFGWEAADSLYLWGTSLALMATVCGVWAWNVASRTLPVALAAQLIVSETAFGVIGGLVVHARWPTMMEAAGVAVLIAGVVLAIRVFYGQQAQMNEAIAQPS from the coding sequence ATGAACAGGCAGTTTTCGGTCGGCGTGTTTGCCGCGCTCTTTGCAGCCTTTGCCTTCTCCCTCAATTTCGTCGTGCCGTTCATAATCGGCGACTTCTCCACGTTCGACTTTGCTCTTATCCGGCATGTGGTCTCGGCGACGGTTGGGGTCTTCATTCTGTTTTCAGAACGCGAGACGGCATTGCGCCACCTGACGTTCCAAAACGCCATGGCTGCCACGGGATTGGCCTTCATCGGCTATGTCGGCTACTTCCTGACGGTAACGGGAGCGGCAATCTACGCCGGCCCGGTCATTGCGCCTGCCTTCCTTGGCCTGGTTCCGATTGTGCTTGCCGTCATTGGAAACCGGGGTCAGGCGTCACTGCCATGGCGCTTCTTGATGACACCGCTTGCACTGGTCGCGATCGGTCTCGTGCTGGTCAACGGCACGGCGTTCACCGCAGATAGTCTCGGTTCCGTTCGCTCGCTCTGGATTGGTATTCCGCTTGCTCTGGCCGCGGTCGGTCTATGGGTATGGTTCGCGATCGCCAATCAGGCAGCGCTCGCAATCCGCCCGGCGATGCCTTCGGGCATATGGTCCGCATTGATCCTGATCGGCGGTGGTCTCCAGATGCTGGTTTTCTACCCGGTCGGTGCGGCGATGGACCTTTTCCAGCTTCCGAAGCTCGGTTTCGGTTGGGAAGCCGCCGACTCCCTCTATCTATGGGGAACGTCGCTGGCACTGATGGCGACCGTGTGCGGGGTATGGGCTTGGAATGTCGCGTCGAGGACGCTTCCTGTTGCGCTCGCGGCACAGCTGATCGTGTCGGAAACGGCCTTCGGCGTAATTGGCGGACTTGTTGTCCATGCACGTTGGCCGACGATGATGGAGGCAGCCGGCGTCGCGGTGCTCATCGCTGGTGTCGTTCTTGCCATTCGCGTGTTCTACGGTCAGCAGGCCCAAATGAACGAGGCCATCGCGCAGCCATCCTGA
- the dtd gene encoding D-aminoacyl-tRNA deacylase, whose protein sequence is MRALVQRVSSARVTVDGAVTGEIASGLLVLVCAMKGDTEKESEWLARKIVNLRIFRDDQDRMNRSLVDVGGSALVVSQFTLAAETKGNRPGFSTAAPPQEGKRLYEHFSAQVSTLGVAVANGVFGADMRVELANDGPVTIWLDTAAG, encoded by the coding sequence ATGAGAGCACTTGTCCAGCGCGTTTCATCTGCGCGTGTCACGGTAGACGGCGCGGTCACGGGAGAAATCGCCAGCGGCCTGTTGGTGCTCGTGTGTGCGATGAAGGGCGACACCGAGAAGGAAAGCGAATGGCTGGCGCGCAAGATCGTCAACCTGCGCATCTTCAGGGACGATCAGGATCGCATGAACCGTTCCCTGGTCGACGTGGGCGGCTCAGCGCTCGTCGTCAGCCAGTTTACCCTGGCCGCAGAGACGAAAGGCAACCGGCCGGGCTTTTCTACTGCCGCGCCGCCGCAGGAGGGTAAACGCCTCTATGAGCATTTCTCTGCACAAGTCTCGACCCTTGGCGTTGCTGTTGCGAATGGCGTCTTCGGCGCGGACATGCGGGTGGAACTGGCCAATGACGGTCCTGTAACGATCTGGTTAGATACGGCGGCCGGTTGA
- a CDS encoding polysaccharide deacetylase family protein produces MRTRLVMAGLVLLLTPADPARSQAIEPVCPSPHDRTVAITFDDLPYARAGDAGGQELAAVARATNEAILAGLAVRNVPAIGFVVDRRVQALGEIGQALLQPWNTGQFELGNHSANHPDSNTLDVDAFRREVIDGEATIRPMVEKAGRTLRFFRFPYNHLGDTDQRREAFERVLGERGYHLAASTIDTSDYVFDAAMNGHWRDPIRRWPAGSKTLT; encoded by the coding sequence ATGCGCACGAGGCTGGTGATGGCGGGTCTCGTGCTGCTGCTGACGCCGGCAGATCCGGCCCGGTCGCAGGCGATCGAACCCGTTTGCCCTTCTCCGCACGACAGAACGGTTGCCATCACGTTCGACGATCTCCCTTATGCCCGCGCAGGCGATGCGGGAGGGCAGGAACTCGCTGCGGTCGCGAGGGCCACGAACGAAGCCATCCTGGCCGGTCTCGCCGTTCGTAACGTTCCCGCTATCGGGTTTGTCGTCGATCGGCGTGTGCAGGCGCTGGGTGAGATCGGTCAGGCACTGTTGCAGCCGTGGAACACTGGCCAATTCGAGCTTGGCAATCACAGTGCGAACCACCCCGATAGCAATACCTTGGACGTCGATGCGTTTCGTCGCGAAGTGATTGACGGAGAGGCGACCATTCGGCCGATGGTGGAAAAGGCCGGCCGAACCCTTCGGTTCTTCCGGTTTCCCTACAATCACCTCGGAGACACGGATCAACGTCGCGAGGCGTTCGAACGGGTACTTGGCGAACGCGGTTATCATCTCGCGGCATCCACCATCGATACGTCGGATTATGTGTTTGATGCTGCTATGAACGGGCATTGGCGCGATCCGATACGGCGATGGCCCGCAGGATCGAAGACGCTTACATAG
- a CDS encoding BA14K family protein — MRASVFGKVLALTAALGATVPAAPTVLADDYDGGWRHCRDLHGRDRWRCEEARRDRWRERQEKQDKKDMKAGLAAGAIGLALGAIIIGAAQEAERKREVEAYRRNDRDARCLARYRSYDPRSGTFIGRDGRRYECR; from the coding sequence ATGCGTGCGTCGGTCTTCGGTAAGGTTCTCGCGCTGACCGCAGCTTTGGGCGCGACTGTGCCTGCAGCTCCAACCGTCCTTGCTGACGATTACGATGGAGGTTGGCGCCATTGTCGGGACCTTCACGGAAGAGACCGGTGGCGTTGTGAGGAGGCGCGGCGCGATCGGTGGCGCGAGCGCCAGGAAAAACAGGACAAGAAGGATATGAAGGCTGGTTTGGCCGCCGGCGCGATCGGTTTGGCCCTCGGTGCCATCATTATCGGTGCGGCACAGGAGGCCGAGCGGAAGCGCGAGGTGGAAGCTTATCGGCGCAACGATCGCGATGCGCGGTGCCTTGCGCGCTACCGCTCCTATGACCCGCGCAGCGGAACATTCATTGGGCGTGACGGCCGGCGCTACGAATGCAGGTGA
- a CDS encoding DUF1349 domain-containing protein: MTDFTWLNEPRNWNVENGVLTLKTEANTDFWRTTFYGFRRHSGHARLQAVSGDFTASVVVRGDYRELYDQAGLMLIIDETHWLKTGIEFTDGLMHFSVVVTNGTSDWSVIPLAQAQPNAEVHIRLTRHEAALRVQFHLGDGPWQMARLCPFSGEDARIGVMACSPEREGFTAQFEGFCLGAPISRDLHAS, from the coding sequence TTGACGGATTTTACCTGGTTGAATGAGCCTCGAAACTGGAACGTCGAAAATGGCGTGCTAACCCTCAAAACGGAGGCGAATACCGACTTCTGGCGGACAACCTTCTATGGCTTCAGGCGCCATTCCGGTCATGCCAGACTGCAGGCGGTGAGCGGAGATTTTACCGCATCGGTGGTCGTGCGCGGTGATTATCGCGAGCTCTACGATCAAGCCGGGCTGATGCTGATTATCGACGAAACACACTGGCTCAAGACCGGCATAGAGTTCACCGACGGCTTGATGCATTTCTCAGTTGTCGTCACGAACGGAACGTCGGACTGGTCCGTAATCCCGCTTGCGCAAGCGCAGCCGAACGCCGAAGTGCATATCCGGCTGACGCGGCACGAGGCAGCGCTCAGGGTCCAGTTTCACCTTGGCGATGGTCCGTGGCAGATGGCGCGGTTATGTCCATTCTCCGGTGAAGACGCACGGATCGGTGTCATGGCCTGCTCTCCTGAGCGCGAAGGTTTTACCGCGCAGTTCGAAGGATTTTGCCTGGGCGCTCCGATATCGCGCGACTTGCACGCCTCATAG
- a CDS encoding Orn/Lys/Arg decarboxylase N-terminal domain-containing protein has translation MDYFRRFTFLFATPAFDNEDLEGARYKQIVEEIERSGFEVVRARSLEDAEIAVQTDAAIGCMMVDWGKKGMEGKTASLINLMRRRGLEFPIILLIRRKRFEDVPVEVLDFIDGYVFLSEETPAFIAKNLISRLKQYAETMKTPFFGALVDYAEEGNQLWTCPGHNGGVFYSRSPVGRVFMEHLGEAVFRDDLDNSVLDLGDLLTHEGPALAAQKEAAKIFGAEKTYFVLNGTSTSNKVALSALVTDGDLVLFDRNNHKAAHHGALMISGGIPVYVPTARNAHGLIGPMDLGALNEEALRERIRAHPLVKDPDAWQKPRPFRVAVVEQCTYDGTIHNAEMILKAIGHLCDYILFDEAWAGFMKFHPLYAGRFAMGLAELGPEAPGIIATQSTHKQLASFSQASQIHMKDRHITGQKRRVEHRRFNESFMQHASTSPFYPLFASLDVGAQMMKGRSGEVLWDDTIRLGIELRKKIRAVRREFEEKERRPERRWFFEPFVPDRVAMPDVASPGAVHDVPWESVATDQLATNPAFWHLTPGAAWHGFPDMAPGFAMTDPNKLTLLTPGFDRATGAYSEHGIPAPIVAQYLRENRIVAEKNDLNSLLFLLTPGVEASKAGTLISGLVAFKRLHDDNAPLEEVIPEFYRRRPGRYAGVRLRDLCGEMHRFFRDANVSALQAKQFSEEHLPDIALSPHDAARCLVRNDVDFLPIDAIAGRIATTPFVVYPPGIATIVPGERLTERAQPMIDYLKMFETCFNTFPGFDVEIQGLYRQTDASGRIRLHTYVVAE, from the coding sequence ATGGATTACTTCAGACGCTTCACCTTTTTGTTCGCGACACCCGCCTTCGACAACGAGGATCTCGAGGGGGCCCGGTACAAGCAGATTGTCGAGGAGATCGAGCGGTCTGGTTTCGAGGTGGTCCGCGCACGGAGCCTTGAGGACGCGGAAATCGCCGTCCAGACGGACGCGGCCATCGGCTGCATGATGGTTGACTGGGGCAAGAAAGGCATGGAAGGCAAGACCGCCTCCCTCATCAATCTGATGCGCCGACGCGGTCTCGAATTCCCGATCATCCTTCTGATCCGGCGCAAGCGCTTTGAGGACGTACCGGTCGAAGTGCTCGACTTCATCGACGGCTATGTCTTTCTATCCGAAGAGACGCCTGCCTTCATCGCGAAAAACCTCATCAGCCGCCTCAAGCAATATGCCGAGACGATGAAGACGCCTTTCTTTGGCGCGCTGGTGGATTACGCCGAGGAAGGCAACCAGCTTTGGACCTGCCCCGGACACAACGGCGGCGTGTTCTACAGCCGCAGCCCGGTCGGCCGCGTGTTCATGGAGCATCTGGGCGAAGCGGTCTTTCGCGATGATCTTGACAATTCCGTGCTCGATCTTGGCGATCTCCTGACCCATGAAGGGCCGGCGCTCGCCGCCCAGAAGGAAGCCGCCAAGATTTTTGGCGCGGAGAAGACCTACTTCGTCCTTAACGGCACCTCGACTTCCAACAAAGTTGCGCTTTCCGCCCTGGTCACCGATGGCGACCTGGTGCTGTTTGACCGTAACAATCACAAGGCGGCCCATCACGGCGCGCTGATGATCTCCGGCGGCATCCCGGTCTATGTGCCGACGGCCAGAAATGCCCATGGGCTCATTGGCCCCATGGATTTAGGCGCGCTCAATGAGGAGGCGCTGCGCGAACGCATCCGCGCCCACCCGCTGGTCAAGGATCCGGATGCCTGGCAGAAACCGCGCCCGTTTCGGGTGGCAGTGGTGGAACAGTGCACCTATGACGGCACGATCCACAATGCCGAGATGATCCTGAAAGCCATCGGCCATCTGTGCGATTACATCCTGTTCGACGAGGCCTGGGCGGGCTTCATGAAATTTCATCCGCTCTATGCCGGTCGTTTTGCCATGGGCCTTGCCGAACTCGGACCCGAGGCACCGGGTATCATCGCCACGCAATCCACGCACAAGCAGCTTGCGAGCTTTTCGCAGGCATCGCAGATCCACATGAAGGATCGGCACATTACCGGCCAGAAGCGCCGGGTCGAGCACCGACGCTTCAATGAGAGCTTCATGCAGCACGCTTCGACGTCGCCTTTTTATCCGCTCTTCGCATCCCTCGATGTCGGCGCGCAGATGATGAAGGGTCGTTCCGGCGAAGTGCTGTGGGACGATACGATCCGGCTCGGCATCGAGCTTCGCAAGAAAATCCGGGCGGTGCGTAGGGAGTTCGAGGAAAAGGAGCGTCGGCCCGAGCGCCGCTGGTTCTTCGAGCCCTTCGTGCCGGACCGCGTGGCCATGCCGGACGTGGCAAGCCCCGGGGCGGTACACGACGTGCCATGGGAGAGCGTCGCCACCGATCAACTCGCCACCAATCCGGCCTTCTGGCACCTCACGCCGGGGGCTGCATGGCACGGCTTTCCCGACATGGCGCCAGGTTTCGCGATGACCGATCCCAACAAGCTCACGCTCCTCACGCCAGGTTTTGACAGGGCAACGGGCGCATATTCAGAGCACGGCATTCCCGCCCCGATCGTTGCGCAGTACTTGCGCGAGAACCGGATCGTCGCCGAGAAAAACGATCTCAACTCCCTGCTGTTTCTGCTCACGCCCGGCGTCGAGGCAAGCAAGGCGGGCACATTGATCAGCGGCCTCGTCGCATTCAAACGGCTTCATGACGACAACGCGCCTCTGGAAGAGGTCATCCCGGAGTTCTATCGCCGCCGCCCCGGCCGCTACGCGGGGGTGCGATTGCGTGATCTGTGCGGCGAGATGCATCGATTCTTCCGCGACGCCAATGTCAGCGCGCTGCAGGCCAAGCAGTTTTCTGAAGAGCATCTGCCGGATATCGCCCTTTCACCCCACGACGCGGCGCGCTGCCTTGTGCGCAACGACGTCGACTTTCTGCCGATCGACGCTATTGCCGGGCGGATCGCAACGACACCTTTTGTCGTCTATCCGCCGGGGATCGCCACAATCGTGCCGGGCGAGCGACTGACCGAGCGCGCACAGCCGATGATCGACTATCTCAAGATGTTCGAAACCTGCTTCAACACTTTCCCCGGCTTCGACGTCGAGATCCAGGGCCTTTACCGCCAAACCGACGCGTCGGGTCGCATACGACTTCATACCTACGTCGTCGCTGAATAG
- a CDS encoding GNAT family N-acetyltransferase — MPQDEAIIIRRSRESDVDAMLAIYRRHIRRGIEEGVEEGDAPQPDDLRERRKNLKSRRLPHLVAVKEGVVVGYAYVVLFRKRPAYRYTVKHSIYVHHEHLGQGVGRLLMRGLIDACAAAGFHQMIGYIDADNVASLTLHERFNFVRVGLLPGVAYRYGRWADSVMVQRSLGPGSTTPPPPPPLSTR; from the coding sequence ATGCCGCAGGATGAAGCAATCATCATTCGCCGGTCGCGGGAGAGCGACGTTGATGCCATGCTGGCCATCTATCGCCGCCACATCCGACGCGGCATAGAAGAGGGTGTCGAAGAGGGCGACGCACCACAGCCGGACGACCTTCGCGAGCGGCGGAAGAACCTGAAAAGCCGCCGCTTGCCCCATCTCGTCGCGGTGAAGGAGGGCGTGGTGGTCGGATACGCCTATGTCGTGCTGTTTCGCAAGCGCCCCGCCTACCGTTACACGGTCAAGCACTCGATCTATGTTCACCACGAGCATCTCGGTCAAGGCGTCGGACGTCTGCTCATGCGGGGCCTGATCGACGCCTGCGCCGCAGCCGGCTTTCACCAGATGATCGGCTACATCGACGCCGACAATGTCGCCTCCCTCACTTTGCACGAACGCTTCAACTTCGTACGCGTCGGCCTGCTTCCGGGTGTCGCTTATCGTTACGGGCGCTGGGCCGATAGCGTCATGGTCCAACGCTCGCTGGGTCCGGGCTCGACGACGCCGCCACCGCCGCCGCCTCTCTCCACCCGATGA
- a CDS encoding DUF6634 family protein, with protein MPHTFTDADTLARLAHDIRQASSEKFTPTLLANAPILDEFALVYSSALGLSGIVSGHPRISDGHRCVTTQVFYLDVEQGVARTVNRWYRLGRPHGAEGQ; from the coding sequence ATGCCGCACACATTCACTGACGCCGACACACTCGCCCGGCTCGCCCACGATATCCGGCAAGCCAGCTCTGAAAAGTTCACCCCTACGCTGCTGGCGAACGCGCCGATTCTTGATGAGTTTGCTCTGGTGTATTCCTCCGCGCTCGGACTATCAGGTATCGTCTCGGGACATCCGCGGATTTCGGATGGGCACCGCTGCGTCACGACTCAGGTTTTCTATCTCGATGTCGAACAGGGAGTGGCCCGCACAGTAAACCGCTGGTACCGCTTGGGACGTCCTCACGGGGCTGAAGGACAGTGA
- a CDS encoding AAA family ATPase, whose translation MRLKSLYMKDFRSVDGEALVSLDAPIVLIHGPNGAGKTSLLSAIEMGLTGAVPSLSRAEPDYLAYLPHKDRPFGQVRVDVETASGERIIGDMRVTADGVVGTPILSPLQGSFFSERCYLAQSTLGRLLEIYQHSDKKTDSPLTRFVKELLGLDRMEAIIAGLHSAGNISRLRIPVPSYDETRAAIAAKEKAIAELEKREIVLKTSVETLEGEVREILKRVDPELAATLGDILELPTRLQSSVEESGLMALERSRREVAVLEETWNRATNASGAGERLLLESVADEAGKTFDDWIRTRGQDVEALLQQAGGLFADLAVSSESGFVSRRVSITSRVRVDIARIEGVLNSHEEAVRVKAETGREIVEARTRMARLDEQLNDATDTNEVLARTLFELSTHIHDDHCPICDRNFNEVSATPLNAYVASKVSTMLEHAGRLRSISSDKTNTNAAIAQLERRLSEVGTNVLPDEELTGLKMRLADLTDFELQLNAGTADMQKGDDLRSAATDSAKNATAVQIADQSMEVLRRDTIALAHRIAVPLESHESTGELLRRMRSSIDHREGVLNERLGERRTVLNKAASLSTAIESLSALRNERKQLMTDVTKLRGKRSEADGIIDAAKDLVRKTREARGKVVRKVFNDELNALWRDLFVRLAPEEPFIPAFAIPDGATGDIEAILETHHRRGGKGGNPRAMLSAGNLNTAALTLFLALHLSVETQLPWLVIDDPVQSMDEVHIAQFAALIRTLSKQMNRQIVLAVHERSLFDYLCLELSPAFPGDRLNVIELGRNTTGQTTCRWDAKLYENDRAIAA comes from the coding sequence ATGCGATTGAAGTCGCTCTACATGAAGGATTTTCGAAGCGTTGATGGTGAGGCATTGGTTTCGCTCGACGCGCCGATTGTGCTTATCCACGGCCCCAACGGAGCGGGTAAGACAAGCCTGTTGTCGGCGATCGAAATGGGCCTTACTGGGGCCGTGCCATCGCTATCGCGCGCAGAACCCGACTACCTTGCTTATCTGCCGCACAAGGACAGGCCTTTTGGGCAAGTCAGGGTTGATGTTGAGACGGCGTCTGGAGAACGCATTATTGGGGATATGAGAGTGACGGCGGACGGTGTTGTTGGTACTCCGATCCTAAGCCCTCTCCAAGGGAGTTTTTTCAGCGAGCGTTGCTACCTTGCTCAATCGACCCTAGGGCGCCTTCTCGAGATTTACCAGCATTCCGACAAAAAGACGGATTCGCCTCTGACCCGCTTCGTGAAGGAGTTGCTGGGCCTTGATCGCATGGAAGCAATCATCGCCGGTCTTCACTCGGCCGGCAACATCTCGCGCCTTCGGATTCCAGTCCCATCGTACGATGAGACACGTGCCGCGATCGCGGCGAAGGAGAAAGCGATTGCTGAACTCGAGAAGCGAGAAATCGTTCTGAAGACGTCCGTCGAAACGCTTGAGGGAGAGGTTCGTGAAATCCTGAAGCGTGTTGATCCTGAGCTAGCGGCCACACTCGGCGACATATTGGAACTGCCCACACGCCTTCAGTCTTCTGTCGAGGAAAGCGGCCTCATGGCGCTCGAACGTTCGAGGCGAGAAGTTGCCGTCCTCGAGGAAACCTGGAACAGGGCAACGAACGCCAGTGGTGCGGGCGAGCGACTTCTGCTTGAATCAGTTGCTGATGAGGCCGGAAAAACGTTCGATGATTGGATTCGCACGCGCGGTCAGGACGTAGAGGCGCTTCTACAACAGGCGGGAGGCCTTTTTGCAGACCTCGCCGTATCTAGTGAAAGCGGATTTGTATCGCGCAGAGTTTCTATAACTTCACGCGTACGAGTGGATATCGCGCGGATCGAAGGTGTTCTGAATTCGCACGAAGAGGCGGTTCGCGTAAAAGCCGAGACTGGCCGAGAGATCGTTGAGGCTCGAACACGCATGGCGCGGCTCGATGAGCAGCTAAACGACGCGACTGATACCAACGAGGTGCTCGCAAGGACGCTTTTCGAGCTCAGCACGCACATCCATGACGATCATTGTCCGATATGCGATCGGAACTTTAACGAGGTGAGTGCAACACCGCTCAATGCTTATGTCGCATCAAAAGTCAGCACCATGCTCGAACACGCGGGGCGGCTCCGGTCTATATCGTCGGATAAGACCAATACGAATGCTGCCATCGCACAGTTGGAGCGTAGGCTTTCGGAGGTCGGGACCAATGTCCTGCCGGACGAGGAACTCACAGGTTTAAAGATGCGGCTGGCCGATCTCACCGATTTTGAGCTGCAGTTGAATGCGGGCACGGCCGATATGCAGAAAGGGGACGATCTGAGAAGCGCGGCTACGGATAGCGCCAAAAACGCTACCGCGGTTCAGATCGCAGATCAATCCATGGAAGTGCTTCGGAGGGATACAATCGCGCTTGCGCATCGTATCGCCGTGCCGTTGGAGTCCCACGAATCGACCGGCGAGCTCCTTCGGCGGATGCGTTCATCCATCGACCACAGGGAAGGTGTCTTAAACGAGAGACTTGGTGAACGCCGAACCGTTCTAAACAAAGCCGCTTCTCTTTCGACCGCGATCGAGTCCCTTTCTGCACTGCGCAACGAGCGGAAACAGTTGATGACGGACGTCACCAAGCTTCGAGGAAAGCGATCGGAGGCCGACGGCATTATCGATGCGGCAAAGGATCTCGTCCGTAAAACACGCGAAGCGAGAGGGAAAGTGGTTCGCAAGGTGTTCAACGACGAGCTCAACGCGCTATGGCGAGATCTTTTCGTCCGCCTCGCGCCGGAGGAACCCTTTATCCCTGCCTTCGCGATTCCCGACGGCGCCACCGGTGATATCGAGGCCATTCTCGAAACACACCATCGCCGCGGCGGCAAAGGCGGCAACCCGCGCGCCATGCTCAGTGCCGGCAATCTCAATACGGCCGCCTTGACGCTCTTTCTCGCGCTTCATCTTTCGGTGGAGACTCAGCTTCCCTGGCTCGTCATCGACGATCCGGTCCAAAGTATGGACGAAGTTCATATCGCCCAGTTCGCGGCGCTGATCCGGACGCTTTCGAAACAGATGAATCGGCAGATCGTCCTTGCTGTGCACGAACGGTCGTTGTTCGACTACTTGTGCCTGGAACTGAGCCCCGCTTTTCCTGGCGACAGGTTGAATGTGATCGAACTAGGCAGGAACACGACGGGCCAGACAACGTGTCGTTGGGATGCCAAGCTTTACGAGAATGATCGAGCTATTGCGGCGTAG